The following proteins come from a genomic window of Leguminivora glycinivorella isolate SPB_JAAS2020 chromosome 6, LegGlyc_1.1, whole genome shotgun sequence:
- the LOC125227401 gene encoding uncharacterized protein LOC125227401 isoform X1: MSDIDVSNRDVDMDRVERNYAVMRETLQVLERFDLPDKNFMLFHLLWGKLDKATREAFLLEFNSNEIPKFELLQEFVEKQVRALEVTEVKPVTSAIKGKGKVTLVATQQNICVFCTELHNLENCKKFKVLDTSERFKVVKNKGLCVCCFSKTHKVKQCRSDCRCSICGCSHNTLLHFGKREPASPEAEPAPQPTVSGLNSKVTLTSVQSNGLVLFATARVAVRDSSGNYQIARALLDGASGVNFISHDCARRLGLQVDDTSEPITGIGLSEVAPKGMLSCSVKPIGSEMVNFDFQASVLPVICPEQPYYRVNTSEWHHIQGLPLADPDFAKPGPIDLLLNAEIFASSILSGKKEGRKGQSKALETVFGWVLMGDCYASRTQSFTNCRKDCFFVSNASQSNLSLSLDDSLKRFWELENICGPSKPILSKEDQLCEDNFRANYCRTSEGRFEVPLPFVDPSNKPTFSHTREIAMRRFFFVGTQAYKACGFS; the protein is encoded by the exons ATGTCGGACATTGATGTGAGCAATAGAGACGTTGACATGGATAGGGTTGAACGCAATTACGCGGTTATGCG AGAAACATTACAAGTGTTAGAAAGATTCGACTTACCCGATAAAAACTTTATGTTATTTCATCTGTTGTGGGGAAAATTGGACAAGGCGACTCGGGAGGCCTTCCTCCTCGAGTTCAATTCCAATGAAATTCCAAAGTTTGAATTGCTACAAGAGTTTGTTGAAAAACAAGTCCGCGCTCTGGAAGTAACGGAGGTTAAGCCCGTAACAAGTGCCATTAAAGGTAAAGGCAAGGTAACACTAGTTGCCACACAACAAAATATATGTGTTTTCTGTACTGAACTGCATAACttagaaaattgtaaaaaatttaaagttttagaCACTTCGGAGCGGTTCAAGGTGGTGAAAAACAAGGGCTTGTGTGTTTGTTGTTTCTCCAAAACTCATAAAGTTAAACAATGTCGATCGGATTGTCGGTGCAGTATATGCGGTTGTTCCCACAACACTTTATTACACTTTGGAAAAAGGGAACCGGCTTCGCCAGAGGCTGAACCAGCACCTCAGCCAACGGTGAGCGGTTTAAATAGCAAAGTGACTTTGACGTCGGTCCAAAGTAATGGATTAGTTTTATTTGCTACTGCTCGGGTAGCTGTTCGGGATAGTTCAGGTAATTATCAAATAGCTCGTGCTCTTTTGGACGGTGCTAGTGGTGTCAATTTTATTTCCCATGACTGTGCTCGAAGATTAGGTTTACAGGTAGATGATACTAGCGAGCCAATTACTGGAATTGGACTATCTGAAGTTGCACCTAAGGGTATGTTATCATGCTCTGTTAAACCTATTGGATCAGAAAtggttaattttgacttccaagCGTCAGTGCTTCCAGTTATCTGTCCGGAGCAACCATACTATAGAGTCAATACATCGGAATGGCATCACATTCAAGGTCTACCTCTCGCTGACCCGGACTTTGCGAAGCCGGGCCCAATAGATTTACTCTTAAATGCAGAGATCTTTGCATCTTCCATTTTAAGTGGTAAGAAGGAGGGCCGGAAGGGGCAGTCAAAGGCTTTGGAGACTGTTTTCGGATGGGTTCTGATGGGTGACTGTTATGCCTCTCGTACACAATCTTTCACTAATTGTCGGAAAGATTGTTTTTTCGTGTCGAATGCTTCACAATCAAACTTGTCGCTGTCGTTGGATGATTCTCTTAAAAGGTTCTgggaactagaaaatatttgtggtccgaGTAAACCTATCTTGTCGAAAGAGGATCAACTATGTGAAGATAACTTCCGTGCAAATTATTGTCGCACGAGTGAAGGCCGGTTCGAGGTACCTCTACCTTTCGTCGATCCTTCGAACAAGCCTACCTTTTCGCACACTCGTGAAATTGCAATGCGGAGATTTTTTTTCGTTGGAACGCAAGCTTACAAAGCATGCGGATTTTCGTAA
- the LOC125227401 gene encoding uncharacterized protein LOC125227401 isoform X3 codes for MSDIDVSNRDVDMDRVERNYAVMRASHIIKVDRKKALLQEQFWARGDGKPGPHVRLAYQG; via the exons ATGTCGGACATTGATGTGAGCAATAGAGACGTTGACATGGATAGGGTTGAACGCAATTACGCGGTTATGCG tgctagtcacattatcaaagtggacaggaagaaagctctgctccaagaacagttctgggctcgaggagacggtaagccgggcccgcacgtgcgccttgcataccaaggctga
- the LOC125227401 gene encoding uncharacterized protein LOC125227401 isoform X2 has translation MLFHLLWGKLDKATREAFLLEFNSNEIPKFELLQEFVEKQVRALEVTEVKPVTSAIKGKGKVTLVATQQNICVFCTELHNLENCKKFKVLDTSERFKVVKNKGLCVCCFSKTHKVKQCRSDCRCSICGCSHNTLLHFGKREPASPEAEPAPQPTVSGLNSKVTLTSVQSNGLVLFATARVAVRDSSGNYQIARALLDGASGVNFISHDCARRLGLQVDDTSEPITGIGLSEVAPKGMLSCSVKPIGSEMVNFDFQASVLPVICPEQPYYRVNTSEWHHIQGLPLADPDFAKPGPIDLLLNAEIFASSILSGKKEGRKGQSKALETVFGWVLMGDCYASRTQSFTNCRKDCFFVSNASQSNLSLSLDDSLKRFWELENICGPSKPILSKEDQLCEDNFRANYCRTSEGRFEVPLPFVDPSNKPTFSHTREIAMRRFFFVGTQAYKACGFS, from the coding sequence ATGTTATTTCATCTGTTGTGGGGAAAATTGGACAAGGCGACTCGGGAGGCCTTCCTCCTCGAGTTCAATTCCAATGAAATTCCAAAGTTTGAATTGCTACAAGAGTTTGTTGAAAAACAAGTCCGCGCTCTGGAAGTAACGGAGGTTAAGCCCGTAACAAGTGCCATTAAAGGTAAAGGCAAGGTAACACTAGTTGCCACACAACAAAATATATGTGTTTTCTGTACTGAACTGCATAACttagaaaattgtaaaaaatttaaagttttagaCACTTCGGAGCGGTTCAAGGTGGTGAAAAACAAGGGCTTGTGTGTTTGTTGTTTCTCCAAAACTCATAAAGTTAAACAATGTCGATCGGATTGTCGGTGCAGTATATGCGGTTGTTCCCACAACACTTTATTACACTTTGGAAAAAGGGAACCGGCTTCGCCAGAGGCTGAACCAGCACCTCAGCCAACGGTGAGCGGTTTAAATAGCAAAGTGACTTTGACGTCGGTCCAAAGTAATGGATTAGTTTTATTTGCTACTGCTCGGGTAGCTGTTCGGGATAGTTCAGGTAATTATCAAATAGCTCGTGCTCTTTTGGACGGTGCTAGTGGTGTCAATTTTATTTCCCATGACTGTGCTCGAAGATTAGGTTTACAGGTAGATGATACTAGCGAGCCAATTACTGGAATTGGACTATCTGAAGTTGCACCTAAGGGTATGTTATCATGCTCTGTTAAACCTATTGGATCAGAAAtggttaattttgacttccaagCGTCAGTGCTTCCAGTTATCTGTCCGGAGCAACCATACTATAGAGTCAATACATCGGAATGGCATCACATTCAAGGTCTACCTCTCGCTGACCCGGACTTTGCGAAGCCGGGCCCAATAGATTTACTCTTAAATGCAGAGATCTTTGCATCTTCCATTTTAAGTGGTAAGAAGGAGGGCCGGAAGGGGCAGTCAAAGGCTTTGGAGACTGTTTTCGGATGGGTTCTGATGGGTGACTGTTATGCCTCTCGTACACAATCTTTCACTAATTGTCGGAAAGATTGTTTTTTCGTGTCGAATGCTTCACAATCAAACTTGTCGCTGTCGTTGGATGATTCTCTTAAAAGGTTCTgggaactagaaaatatttgtggtccgaGTAAACCTATCTTGTCGAAAGAGGATCAACTATGTGAAGATAACTTCCGTGCAAATTATTGTCGCACGAGTGAAGGCCGGTTCGAGGTACCTCTACCTTTCGTCGATCCTTCGAACAAGCCTACCTTTTCGCACACTCGTGAAATTGCAATGCGGAGATTTTTTTTCGTTGGAACGCAAGCTTACAAAGCATGCGGATTTTCGTAA